From the Glycine max cultivar Williams 82 chromosome 11, Glycine_max_v4.0, whole genome shotgun sequence genome, the window TTGAGTTCTCATATAAGTAGCTTTACTTTCCAGGGAAGTCTGAAATGGGATCAGATGCGATTCCAGTGGCAAGTGAAGTTGCTTCAACAAGATCTAGTGGTAAGAACTAGAAGTGATACGGTATATAGTTgcaaaatgcaatttttttaggTGTTTTCTTATAAAGGAAAATAATCTACATTCTACCCTCCTTCTCTTTATATTGAGAAAACAGTTTTAGAAAGAAGCAATGCTTTGTTTGTTACTTGCACTCTTTAgttctttttgttaatttttaaatagaattCCTAAACTGCACTTCCGGATGGCTTAACCCTTAGTATTCCAAAAATCAtctttgacaaaattttgaaactaatATATGATATAGGTGAGTCACCTGCCCAATGGGAAAAGGTGCTTGAGGGGATTCGCAAAATGAGGTGTTCTGCAGATGCACCAGTAGATACTATGGGATGCGAGAAAGCTGGGGAAACACTACCTCCTAAGGTCTGACTCAGTATTCTACTGCTATTAATTTGATCTATGGGGAAAAGATAAGCGTTTATTTATTGGTTTCTGTCTTGGTACGTTTAAGCGATTACTAAATCTGCATTTGAATAGATTATGGGTTGCTGCACAACTTTTGGGGCAGAAAAAGACAACACGGTTAATGCTGATGATTTGACAAATCAATAGTCATTCATCAATCAGTATAGCCATTATTCATTCAATTagtagatgatgatgatgaccaaACTAGTCAATCTTCTATCTGTCAGTCTTTTTGTCAGATATTTTTTTTCCGCACTATTCTTTATAGCTGTTGTGATTACAGGGACATTGTAATAACTTTaacttctatattttttatgaatcatGACGTCAATAAGTTTACCCTCATCTAAATTCTTATGTGTATAATTAGGAACGAAGATTTGCTGTCCTGGTATCTTCTCTTTTATCAAGCCAAACAAAGGATCCTGTTACTCATGGTGAGTATATATGCCTTCAGAAGTTATAGTATAAATAAGTCGTAGATAAGTTTCTTGGCTTTTGTACATAGAGATGCTTTCTAGGATAATAATGTTctgtttttttatcaactatCTAGCACACTTTTGCCTTATGAAAGTATGAGATTAGCAGCATTAACTTGCTATATGGAAATATATCTCAGAGTGGCTGAAGTTTCTTATGTCAACTTATTGAGATGGCTAATGAAGAGAAACTGAAAATATTGGTTGACATATGAGATTGTTAATGTCTAGAAGAAAGTGACGAATTATTGTGGCTTGTTTTGTCTGAATTGAGGTTGTCATGGATTTGGGTAATAAGTTTAATACGGTTGTGTTTTTAAGTTCTGAGAAAGCTGGGAAGATTGGTAGGCTTGCCAGTGTAACAAAAACCCTGTTACCAACATCTTTAGGTTGttgaaaatggatttgtaaGTTATTTGCAAACAAAGCTTCTCCACATTTGAAGTAGTTTAAATGAACATTAATAGAGCATTTCTTGTGATGGTAGAAGACTAGAAGGGTGTTACCAACTGCCTAAGAGAAAGCAAATtattactagaaaaaaaaaagaaagaaaatgcaggAAATTGGAATGTCAAGCATATGTTTTCTTATAAAACATGACATGACAAGAAAAAATAGTAGAAGGACGTAATTAAGGGAGGAGAGGAAAGCAAAAATGGATACTTTCTGTATTTCTTGATATAGATGACTGAATTCTGGAAATGAATATATTGCAAATTAATTgctaatttaaacaaataatttggCCACATTATACTTTTCCCCCCAAGATTTTGTTTAGCATCTGTCTTGTTGTATGTAATTCATACTGGGTAGTTGCTTGAAAATGTCTGTCATGCTTCAATTACCGTTCTAGTTACTAGTGTGTTTTTAAGAATAGGAGCAATCCAACGTCTTCTTCAAAATGATCTGCTTACTGCTGATGCAATCAATGATGCTGATGAAGAAACCATCAAAAAGCTGATTTATCCTGTATGTTCCTTGTTCCTTTTAAAGTTATTTCCTCTCCAGAGAttcaaataatttgaattttggtgGCAAGTTAAGGAAGATACTTATGAACCTTCCAGTATGTCTTAGCTTGCATGTTATCTTGCCAATTTCTTTTTAAGgtcttgttttattttgtgctGTATTAATTGAACTTGTGTTTGTACTTTTGGGTGTTTTTTTTCCAGGTTGGGTTTTATACTAGAAAAGCCTCTAACTtgaaaaaaattgcaaatatcTGTCTCATGAAGTATGATGGAGACATACCTAGCTCAATTGAGCAACTACTGTTACTTCCTGGCATCGGTCCTAAGATGGCTCATTTGGTATGTGTAATTGCTTTTCTAATTCAAACAATATGTTTCATTAGTTTTCTGAAGTTAATTTGTTGGTGCAATTAGGTTATGAATGTTGGATGGAACAATGTTCAAGGAATATGTGTAGATACTCATGTCCACCGCATTTGCAACCGCCTTGGGTGGGTCTCAAGACTGGGCACAAAACAGGTTCCTTTAAGTTTTGCCGCTTCACAGTTTATGCATGGGGGcattattatcttatttatttgttcTCACATCTTGGTGCTGGTGCGGTTGTAATGAACTTCATTAGATTTCCTTCTTTTAGGGAACAAATTTATGCAAATTAttgcacacacacatatattggTATAATATATGAAGGCATATTCTTTCGTTgataaatgttaaattataatcagaaatttattacatttatagTTAGTAACCTAAAGAACAGAAAAAAAtctgtcacatatttatagcatGTCTGAACTCATTCATAGTTAGGGATAACAAATAAGCTCTTTCAAGTGGCTTGGATTTACTATTTAGTTTCTTTGTTTTGTCACTGTTTCTAAAGGTCAATTGAAAGTTGCCAATCCTATTTAATTTGTGCTAGAAAACTTCGACACCCGAAGAGACGAGGGAGGAATTGCAACGGTGGCTTCCAAAGGAAGAATGGGTTCCAATAAATCCTCTATTGGTATGTCCAACTCTTTATCAAAGTAATAGT encodes:
- the LOC100818398 gene encoding endonuclease III homolog 1, chloroplastic, producing MNMMSETTRSFCKATSPSNTTSIIEATHSQVRVFMRRNKRPRNMALKLEQSDHQDLKVPVTHKFGLPEIEEFAYCGAKELTQCGKSEMGSDAIPVASEVASTRSSGESPAQWEKVLEGIRKMRCSADAPVDTMGCEKAGETLPPKERRFAVLVSSLLSSQTKDPVTHGAIQRLLQNDLLTADAINDADEETIKKLIYPVGFYTRKASNLKKIANICLMKYDGDIPSSIEQLLLLPGIGPKMAHLVMNVGWNNVQGICVDTHVHRICNRLGWVSRLGTKQKTSTPEETREELQRWLPKEEWVPINPLLVGFGQTICTPLRPRCGECSISELCPSAFKETSNSSPSSSKSKKSGLNKRV